The nucleotide sequence ttatactcattgaattagatttataaataaatctataactaagttatacattatccaatgagtataaaatttttactatagttcaagcatacaataattagtccacTATAAcaattcaccacaattggactatagaaactgcagctatgaattaattatagaaaaatatagatctaagctacaacaaaaaatttGTATTAAAATATACTATATTATATATTctatgtgtagatctactcatatggagtccaacaaaattggattttccattttatgatttttctatgatttactatgatttttcaaagattcagccgaaataaataaaaaagaaaaagacaaaatcgTCTTTAAAAACCGCTTATAACTTGTCATGGAGGTAAAacgaatggttttaaaagtttagggagACGATTTATCTGATTGTAGAGTTTGGAGAGGGAAGTTGACTTTCGCAAAAGTTAAGACAACTAACCTGgactttttttctttatttaataaaaaaatttaaTTCGGCTGAAAGGTGGATCGGCCCATCAGTAGCCCACAGATAGCGCCCGCCTACGGCCTATCCGCGTCAGCCCGCCGGCGAGGCAACGCACGAGACCCCCAAATTCGCGAGGCGACCATGGCAGgccgcgccggcggcggccgccggccaCGCGCCGTCTTCATGGCGTTCGGCACTCAAGGCGACGTCTTCCCCATCGCAGCATGCTTCTCTTCCTTCACCTCCCCCGCTCCCCCTCTCGCAGCTGACTTCTGGAGACAATTTTGCTTCCTTTTGCTCCACCTGTTACTAAGCCGTCAGAATACACCAGAATTAAGCTCAGGGACTCGATTTAGTTTGGAGGGCTGTGCTTTCAATTTGATTCCATCTGCATTCGTTCTGTAGGCGCTTGCTGCAGCTTTTGGGCGTGACCAGCAGGAGTATGCTGTGGTGTTCATCACTCATTCCGCGCACCGGGTAAGAAGGCTTGCTAAAGGGGAACAGTTTTCATACTCCGGTTTACTTCATGTGCCATAATGTAATGAACTTGGTGCAGAGTTTGTCAGCACATCTAGCGGCCAGCAATGTCAGATACATGCCTGTGTCAAGCCCGCCTGTCCTCGCTGCCGAACAGGTAGAGAATATCTCAAGTAAGTGCCACTGCCAGGAGGCTAATTGAATCACATGTGGTCCAGTTATTTCCTGGAAAAAAAAACGATTATTCATGCAACTATCTTTCTTAGGCGATTCTATTCAATCAAATCATGAGCGTGAGTCCTTTTCAATGCGGAAAAAAGCCATTCAGATGGAGCACAGGAAAGAATGCTTGTCTTCTATTGAAGAAGTTTTTGGAAACAATCCAAGCATCAGTGGGGATTTTATTGTGATCAATTTCTTTGCTTTGGTAAGTAACTAAGTAGTATCTTTGTTCATGTATAAGTTAGAACTTGGTTTTGTTATTTTCTTCAAAATATTCTGTTCAGTTATTAAAAGTGGTGGTAATGATATGAAAACCCTGATTCACAACACATGTTGAAAATTGAAATAATGGATTTTATCACACATGACAGAGGACATATCCACGATATTTTTAACCAATCAGTTCTATATTTAGGAAATCAGAATCATTTCTAATAACCTAATTCAGCAACAAAATGCTTTTTATGCTATCATAATATGGGTCATCTCATGATTTAGGAAGGTTGGCACCTCGCAGAACTATTCcaagtaaagtgtgtcattgctGCTCCCTATTTTGTTCCGTATAGGTACTTGGGCTATATTGATTTCGATTTCACATATGCATTTTAAATTATTTCATTAGGGGGTTATCTAATCTTCTACAGTATTACTCTATTAGATATGTATCAGTAATTTTAGTGTGTTTATGCCTCATTTTCAATAATTTAATATTCTggcacttgttttttttttcagtgcTCCTACATCATTTGAACgtcaatttaaacaaaattttccTCTACTGTACAAGTACTTCCAAGAAGCTCCTGCAAACACGGTACAGAATAATGCCTCATAACAATGTTTTCTCTCTCAAATCTTCTTTGTCATTGGATTTATCAGTTTCGGATTGGCAAACATATCTTTTAAAGTAGCTACTCTATTTAACTTATCTGCATGGCGTGCAGATAAATTGGGTCGTCTTCTAGAGACATAGTCTCATGACTATTACCATTTTATGTATTTCACACAGTgcccattattattattatataagaGGAAACAATAGAGCACTTCATTCTGTAGACACCAAGCCCTGTAGAGCAGTTGGGATATCCGTTAGATCCTTGAGGCTGAACACTTTTACCATTCTATGTAATTATCAGGTTTGCCATAGTGCCATACACCATACTTATGCTATGTGATTTTTATTCTATCTCTACCTCTGTgacacagacattgcagattctCATATGTTAGCATCTGAAATGTATGAGAAATGTTGTATGCCTCTTAAGCATTGAGGGGGAAAAATGCTACATTAATGTTGTAAAGCAATGGTAGGTCTGCTGGACTGACATTATCGACTGGATGTGGGCACTCTTCACGGAAAGTTGGGGATCATGGAGAAATGATTGTCTGAATCTTAGCCCTATTCCTTTCACAGTGGGTATTATCTATAATTGTTTTTGTTTGTATGTTTGCAGTCCTGTTTAAGCTGTTGGAACATTACTGAGGTCAGGTTTTCTGATAACTGCAGGATCCAGTAACCAATCTTCCTTTGTGGCATGTGCGAGAGGATTCACCTTTATTACTGTTAGTATCATGCCTTTGATATATGAAGCCTATGCCTTATATGAGAACAATCAAGTTAATACACCTTCATATTCTATATTCTGTGAGCTACTGCTTTGACAACGGAAAACTTAGGAAATGAaatattgtgattgattgatggTAATTAATTGTACAATGATAAACCACCCTTGTATTAGTTTATACTGGATAAATGattattagttttgtttttccaggtatggttttagcaaagAAATTGTGGAGTGCCCAGGTGAGCTCTGGTGCCCCCACATTTTTTTAAAATCATTTTAGATGTTTATATTTCTTcacatttcatgtacctaatttCAGTAATACTTTACATAACATCATGGTAGGATATTGGCCATTCAATGCTCATGCTTGTGGCTTTTGGTTTCTTCCTATGGCTTGGCAATTTTCTTGTGACAAATGCATGGAGTTGTCTGGAAATACCAATTCTTCATCTAGCGGTATGTTGTGTGCAAACCATTTTTCCCTGGAACACTTCCTGACAAGGAATGCTTATTCATCAAGACCTATATTTGTAGGATTAAGTTCCATTGGTAGGTGTGTTCTCATCCAATATTACTCGTATTGTTATTTTTACTCTTTCTATCCTGGTGCTTGTGCATTGCAATGGATCTCCAACAAATATTGAAATTATGTCTCTACTCATGGAGCTATTCATCGTTCACAAATATTATTTTTTAACCTTGAAGCTACATAGATTTTCTGACCTATCATTAATCCATAACCTCAAAGAAATTCAGTACAGCTGTGCACAAAGGATTCACTGAGCATACACATATGCATGAACAAATCAATGCACAAAAGTCCTCGGAGTTAAGGCATAGTAGAACTTTAGAACTAACCACCACCACCAACTAATCTTTTTAAGTAGTGTATATCAGAGTATGTAGATTGTAGAACCTAAGTTGATCAGCTCTCATTGCCTTATTTTGCTCTAAATGTAGCTGTTAGTAGAAAGTTATGGACATGGCTTTGCACTTTGCAAAACATTCTACGTTCTAGGTCTAGCTTCATTTTACATATCTATGTTCTATGTTTTTAGGAGTTTTTTTTCCTCTTGTCATTCCAAATCTTCTTAGAAATTTGCCAGATTTTTTTTCTTACATATTTTCTTTTATGACCAATCTGGTGCAGAATGGGCTTTCTTAGAAATCCTAAAGTGTTTTTAATGGTGCTTAAGGCTGCCATAGAGTCATCAGACTATAGATTCATCCTTTTTTCATCTGGATACAAGCCATTGGATTCTGCAATCCAATCCATTGCTTCATCAGAAAATGAATCAAGAGGTGTGGAGTCACCTTCTCTTGGTGGTGACAGCACTCTCCTTTTTAATGGCCATCTTTTCTGCTTTTTAGGGTGAGTACTAGATTGATGTTATATATGCTTGTCCTGCCATGTGGAATTGGTTGTGAGTAATATTACAATTTTCAGATCAATACCGTACAGTTGGCTTTTTCCTAGATGTGCAGCTGCTATTCACCATGCTGGCAGGTAAGAGAGCACTCATTTTTTCTCTCATTGGCAAGCGTCTGATTCATAATCTTGCACGATACTGGTACTTCCGCAAACGATTTTATGTTTTTACTGCTTTGATAACAGTGGATCTACAGCTGCAGCACTACTTGCTGGAATCCCTCAGGTGACAGCAGTTTCTATAGCTTCGTCATGTTTGAGGCTGTCTTTCTGCTGCTCTTTTCTTGTCCTTTACTAAACTTGTGATACTTGGATGTGTAAGAAGCATCAAGCCTAGTAATTCTATAACAAAAAATTGAAGTTCTGATACCGATTCAAACAAATACGTCATCTTCAAGATTCTGCATTTTCTTGACCATTTAATGATATGGCTACCTGCTTTGGGATTGACCCATTGTACTAAATCTTTTCATGCAGGTAACATGTCCTTTCCTGCTGGACCAATTTTACTGGGCAGAGAGGCTACATTGGTTAGGAGTGGCGCCTGAACCCCTACAAAGACAAAATCTAGTCCCAGATAATGATGACGCCTTGAGCATCCACAATGCTGCCGATGTGCTAGTTGGAGCTATCAGATCAGCTTTATCACCGGAAATCAAAACTCAGGCGGCCAGAATTGCTGATAGGCTTTCTTTTGAGGTGCGTTGTCTCGATGGAACTCTACAATCATTGTATCAAGGGTATAGCCATATAGACCAATGCTTATTATTTTCAAAAAAAGATTGAAAACTTACTACTTTTCACTTTGTTATATTGTGCACAGGATGGGATTGGAGAAGCCCTCAGGATCTTGAAGGATAGAGTGTTGACTCAGAACAAAACCTGAGCCATGATATCTGTGTGGCAGTAGGAATCAGGACCAGAAACATCTAAAATTACTGATCATAATACTCTTAGAAAACAATGCACGCAATTATTGTGTCAGtttttgtgtgtgtttgtgtgttgGGGTTGGGGGTTGGGGGTTGGGGGTTGGGGGATTGAGTTGCTTtgtttcttgatgggaagacggAATAAAAGGCTGATGCCTCTGCCAATAGAGAttgtaaaaagaaagaaaaaaaatgcaattctcaaTTCCCGAAGAGAGAAACAATTTTAACTTTGACCACCTCTATAGGAAAAAAGTATTAATCAAATAAGTATCGTTATAttgattatgaaatatattttcatagtaaaactatttagagacataaatattgatattttttctataaaataaGTCAAACTTGAGAAAATTGCATtgtttttgggacagagggagtagtagcATAATTGGCAACATATTGTTTTATCTCGTCATGTAAAGTGACCCAAACTGAGATATTTTCCATCCTAAACAAAAACATAATAAATATTGATTTGAGCAATATGTCTGTTAGAAGCTGCAGTCAAATTTTTAGGCCTTTTAAAGCTTCAAATTACTACTTTAAAATAGCTGAATTTTGGAAAGGTTCGAACCAGAATGGTTCAGTTAGCACTCAAGAGTCAATGCCTGGGCAAGTTGGAACATGCAGAGCTAGCAAACCACTCTCCAGTCTTGGCTCCACCACCAGCTCCATGCAGCTCTTTCACAGGCAGAGCAAGCAAACTACTCCACGCACGAAAAAGCACGGCAAATCTGGCTTCGGTGGCTTGCCGCTATAAATTCATAAAATCCAGCGCGCTCCAACGCCGCAGGATTTAGCCATTCACCACCGGTTCGTTTCGCTTTCCGGCTAATttgttgagagagaaaaatactgttccagctgaaaaaacaagttgaaaaagacGAATTACAAGAGAAACGAACAGGGTTTCCACTccagaaaaaacaagctaaaaaagaaaaaagacggattataaggaGCCAGCACACCACACCTGACCGAGTGACCGCTCAGAGTCAGAGAAAACACTTCTGGATTCCACTCCAGAAATTAATGCAAGCATGCCGCGCCACCTCGCGCTCCACGCGATCGCCGCCGCGCTGCCGGCGGCGTCAGGGCCAGGCAGCCACCTCGGCCCTGCGGTGTCCGCCGCGGCAGCTTTCCTGGCCGTGTgcgcgctggcgctggcgctgtGCGCGTCGCACTCGGCGCCGGGGCCTGGCGGGCGGCTGCGGCGCGCCCTGGCCAGCGTGAGCCGGCGGCGGACGGAGCCAGCCATCGCGGCCGTGCACCAGGTGCAGCCCGGCGGCCTGGAGGCGTCGCCGTGCGTCTGGCAGAAGGGCATCCTCATGGGCGGCAAGTGCCAGCTCCCCGACTTCTCCGGCGTCATCAACTACGACCCCGCCGGCAACCTCGTCGCGCCCGCCCGCCCTGGCCGCCCCGTGCCCGCCACCATTGGGCTTGGCTGGTGAAAGACTGAAGAGGATTGATCGATCAAGCAGTATATTATAGGAGTTCAAAAAATTCGTGTGTCCATTTCTGTTTGGAGTTCGAATTTCACTGTTCCTGATATTTTGCACTACATTTTGGTAGCTAATAACTGAAGTTGCCACCTGAATCTTGTTCTTCAGTTTGACACATCTGGTGTGCCAACATGTACGTGTTGCACTGCTCCGTAATAAAGAAAAAGTTTGGTAAACCGACATTGTTCACCCATCAAACTTCTTAACTGGGATTATCAATATATAAAATGTTACGTAGGTTGATAACACATGATTGACATTGCTAGATTAATCACGTATGGAAAATCCTTTCATAGCATACAATACAACTTGATCTATAGTACTaacttcgttctaaattataattcgtttgattTTTTTTGGCTCCAAGTTTGATCACTCGTCTTATTTAAAAATTTATGTAAAATATCACAtcttttgttgtggcttgctttattaacaaaagttcttcaagaataacTTAAATTTTTTACtatgtttgcacaaattttttgaataagacgagtaaTCAAACTTGGGgttaaaaaagtcaaacgaattataatttagaactgAGGGAGTATATATTTATACAAGTTGCATGTTAAATGTCGTATTCGAGATCATGCCAATGTCCTAAAAATGACTTATATTTAGGATAAGAGACAATGCGAAGAGAATGTTCTCTTAATTTGCGACAAATGCCAAAAGttatttgacaatgtgatgcgaTGTGGTTCTTGCGGCTGCGGTGGCAAGCCTGCAGGTGGAAGAATCGGGTGTTCGCGTCTCCCTCGGCGAGGAACAGCAGACGTGAGCGCTGACGGGCGATTGCCAGGCAAGGACGTCAAGAATCCAAGACATTTGCGTTTTAGCTCTTTGCGAAGCGCCACTTCCTCAGGTGACAGCGACCTGGTTTCCTGCGTGTTAAATGTCGTCTTGGAGATCAGGTCAATGTCCTACATTTGTACTGTGGTTTGCAGGACAGAAAAAAAATCACTCCAGCCTAATCTTAAGTAGGAGTTGGTCTACGAGTCCACGGGAAGACCGAAGGCGAGTGTCCTGTCCGTGACGGCCACGACAAACTCCAATCGCAAATAAAAGCTGGCATATTCCATACGCTCGGTGCTAATACTGCTAGTGCTAGCTTTTTAAACCGCCAAGCTCAAAACCAGTATCCTCCGCAGAGGAGAGTGCAGCATCAGAGCATCTCTTCTCGGCTTCTCCAAGGGCAAACAAGAACAAGAGAGCCATGGGCGCGAGCCATCTTGAGCAAACCAATGCTCTCTTCAGGAAAAATCTTGTAATCCAGGTGACCCCCGCCTTGATCTCCCTCTTGTTTTGGATTTTTTCCAATCAAGGTTGCATCTTTCAAGTTCTTGCGTCGAATGGATGAAATTGATCCTTTGGTGATTCCATCACTGACTGACAGAATTTGGTGCAGTTGCAGCATGAATAATATACCAAGATTCAATTTTGCTCTCACTAGTCACTAGTATAGATGCAAATTCCCTGCACTGACGCTACTTTGAATTTCGACTCGTTTTTGAATCTGCGGCTCCATGAACAATACACCAAGATCACTCATCATGACACTGAATTTCAACTCGTTTATTTCACTCCCGATCCGCAGAGGCGCGCCTGCAAGACGAACTGCTGTCTGATCTCGTTCCCGCTGCTCCTCTGCTCCGTCATCGGCGGCCTACAGATCGCCATCAACCACGCATCGTCGTCGCAGGGAGAGGGAGGTGCTATTCCTGCTACCCATCTCGACTGCAGCTGCAGCAACGTCAGCGTAGACGAGAACGCGATGGGAGGCATAGAATGCCCTTACCAGTACGAGTACGAGTGCCCGTTGCCTCGCGCGCCCAAACAGCCCCCTTTCCTCAAGACCCCAAATCCCAAGTACAGCGCGGTTCAAGATGGCCTCTTCCCGTACACTGATCTCCCAGATGCGTCGTGCAGAGTCAATGGGTCTTGCGCGGCAACATTCCTTGTCACTGGCGACAACCACTCTTTTGTAGAAAGTAGGTTTTTTTTGCTGTTCAATTGTCCATTCTGACAGAGTGCAGTGCAGTGCGAGCTTTCTGTGAGTGGTTTCTGAAATAGCCTTTTTCTCCTTGCAGGTGTGATAGATAACATTTTCACTGCTCATAGTTCTTCAGTGAACTTGTCGGCAGATGTTTCTGCGTTGTCTGATTTTGTTCTGGTAGGCTGCTTCATTCTTTGAGTTCTCTGTGTATGATCCTTATTGGCAGGGCAATTTTGTGATGTTTGAATATCTGCAGGCAGATTATGGAGAATCTTTTCTTCAGAACAAGTGCTTCCCTAACTTGACACTTTCTTATCCAGTTCAACATGGCAATCGTACCGTGAGTCAAGGTAACTATTATCCCCATGTAAGATCAAATGCTGCATTGCTCACTGACGATAAAAATTTCGGTTCAACTAAATAAAAGGTCGCAGTGCCAATGGCTTCAGCTGTTGCTGACACTGGTAAAGATATTTGGGATTAGTACGGTCTTTTAGCACATGGCAAAATgataaataaatccacaagcaatTCTCCTGTCTTACTATTTAGCAATGTTACTACATTTTGCCTATTACTCATGCTTACCGGAACTCTTGGAGTAGATATACAATGCACAGAAGGATTAGTGCTCTGGCGTGACAGTTCAAGGCTAATTAATGATGAATTATATGGAGGTTATTACCAAGGGAATAATAACCATAAGACCGACGCAATTGCTGCAGGTCATATTTTTGAATCTTTGTGCTTTCAATCAGCTATTCTAACTGCTGCTCATTGGCATCTAATATGTGGTTCATCTACGTGATGCAGCATATGATTTCTTAAGTTCTGATCAGGGCGAATTCAACCTGATCATCTCATACAACTCCACAAACTATGGTTTTTATGATGAATCAGAACAATCTGTCCCTGTGCTTAATAATCAAGAACGTCCAGTGCAAAAAGCTAATTCGGATCAAGTCCCACGATTAGCTAATATGGTATCGCTTTTCCTAGTTGAGATAAATAATAGTATATCTATTTGGAAAACTTTTCtttagtttctttcattggaACCCCTTTGTTCTCTAAACATTTTGTTCATTCTCATATGCTTCTTGATTGACTTCGTTCATGCACTACTACTCTCTTTGTTGTCAAACTATTTGTGGCACCCTTTCATCATTGTTTTACACTTCAGTTTCAATTTTTCAGGCCTCAAATGCATACCTTCATTTAAAGGGTAATGGTCTCAAGATGTCATTTGAATTTGTTAAAGACATGCCTAGAGCAGCTATACCAGCTGTACACAATGACCGGTTTGATCTGGCTCCATATATAGGGCAGCTACCTTTTGTATGGACTATGGAGCTTCTTTTTCCGGTACGACAAGCCTTTGTAGATTCCTTTTGTATAGCCAATATGAATTGGATGATCTGATATGTTTTGGTGTCACTAGAAGAAGCATACAAATGTGGTTACATTATAAATATTTTCATATCTCGTGAACCGGTGAGTTGGTTCTGCAGGTAATTTTGACAAACCTTGTATACGAGAGACAAAATAGGCTaaagataatgatgaagatgcatGGTCTTGGAGATTTACCGTATTGGACTATATCCTATTGCTATTTTCTACTATTGTCGCTGCTTTATGTGCTGTCCTTCATGCTATTTGGTTCTGCCCTTGGTAAGATACATTACTTTTAATACTAGGAATGTACTTTATAATAATCAAAATGAGGGAAGGGTGtcaggcttgccactaacacccttccccagaccccgcacagagcgggagctctctgcactgggtacgccctttaaacATAGGATGAACTTATAGTGGTTCTGATCATGAGGGAATTGACGCAAGCACCGATATAATTGCAGTTAGATCTTGGCTTCTCTTTATACGAAATTATTTTACTTTTTATGCTAATTTTAATGAAAGGGAAAGGAGCCTCATGGTACTATTATAAATTGGAAGCAAACCTAATGATACTTCAATTTCTATGTTCAGGATTAACATTCTTCCGCCAGAACAACTATGGCGTGCAGTTTGTATTCTTTTTTGCTTACATGAACTTGCAAATTTCATTTGCATTTCTTATGACAACATACTTCTCTAATGTGAGGACAGCTACTGGTATGCTTCTGTTAATGTGTGCATTATATCCATTTTATCAGATAGTATGAAGTATCTGTAGTTCTTTACTGAACTGATTATCTGGCATCTCTTCATGCAGTGACAGGATATTTGTACATATTTGTGTCTGGCCTTTTGTCACAATTTATATTCAGATCCTATGTTGAAGATGCTAACATCTCAAGTATGTACAAAGTTCACTAGCTATATCTTAATGAAGTCGATATGCACGATGTTAGTCATCTTCTTTTTTATGTAAGTTTTTTTCGTTAATTCTAATAAGTTGCTTGGAAATTTTGTGTTTTCTCATTTCAAGGAAGCTGGATCACACTTATGGAACTTTTACCTGCATTTTCCTTATACCGCATTGTCTATGAATTCTCACGATTTGAACTGCTTGGAAATTATATGGCCTTCTCGGGGATTCAGTGGACTGATATGACTAATCCAGAAAATGGATTGGCAGGTGTGCTTACCATTATGGTACTAGAATGGTTCGTATTCCTTTTACTTACATTCTATTTGGACCGTTTTCATTCCTTCAAAGACGGAATGAAAAAAGCAGCAGTATTTGTTCGCTCCCGCATAAATGGGAACCATGTTGAAACTGCTCAGCAGCAGAACATACAACTTCAGGAATTCAGAGCTTCCGTTGAATTGGAGAGAACAGATGTCATCAAAGAGGTGTGCTCTGCTCTATTCTTTGGTACACTCCCAtccttttttcttgtttttttagaAAGAGCTTCAGGAGTCTGTTGAGATAATTAGAGAGGAGTTTAAACTACACAATGTACTACCTAAAAAGTTACACTAAACATTATTTTCAGGTTAGTTGTTATTAAAGTAACCTTATGAAGCATTGAATTTTAGCAAGTCCCATATTTTTTTGAACATACCTGGTATTTTAATGAGTTCTAGTGTTTTCTGCTTCATACAATGGTTActgcatatattttatactaaaattacAGCTTTAGTTCATTGCAATTTATGAATGCATAATCTGCAATTTTCGgttccaaaaataaataaataaactttaCACAAAACCTCAAGCCCGACAAAATTTGGTCTTTGTTGGCATAAAGATAATTAACAATTTACAAGTGTTTCTATAGTCAGACAAGGACAAAATTTTGATATATTACCatacaaagacaaataacaaatcacaaaaatAACAATTTAGTTACTTGTACTAGTTGATTGTACAAGAATATTGCCTGAAATCATTTTAAAATTTAGGCACCTGAAATATAGAAGTGAAAAATATATTAAAATACCAGAGCTTGAAATATAGAATCAGATTAATCTATATTCTTAGTCACTTGTGAAGTAGTGCACATCAATTTATCATTTTCATCTTTCTTTTCAGAGAGAGATAGTTGAACAGATATCAGAAGAATCTCGCAGAAGCTATTCAGTCATATGCGACAATCTTGAGAAAGTGTACCGTGGAAAAGATGGAAATGCAGATAAAATTGCAGTTAGAGGGATATCCATTTCTATGTCACGTGGACAGTGTTTTGGTGTTCTTGGTCCAAATGGTGCGGGAAAGACCACTCTTATTAACATGGTAAGTTCAAATATAGATTTGGATACAATAGGTTATGGTATGTAAGTACAGGTCAATCTCTCTATTTAGAGAAGGTGGTTAATGACTCAATTATGCGTTCTttcaaatctaagaaaaaaaaagtttggGTGTTCGTGTAGTATAAAACTGAACTCCAGAGTTTGCCTCCTATATATTTTAGCTTTTGCAAATATCCATCAGCTATACTGATTATCATGTTTTGAGTAATCTTAACCTGTCAACAGCTGACTGGATTTTGTAAACCTACCTCTGGCACTGCATACATTGAAGGGATGGACATACGCTTCGACATGGACAGAATATATACAGGAATTGGTGTTTGTCCACAGGATGAGTAAACTATTCTATCTCACTCAGATGTTTCGTCTGAACCAGTTTTTCAGGTTAGCTTATTTAGTTGCGAACTTTGTGATGACTTTCCTCTTTCCTGGATGACTTGATGCAGCCTGCTATGGGAGAACCTGACTGGTCGCGAGCATTTGTTGTTCTATGGCAGGCTTAAGAAATTAAAGGGTGCAGCATTAGCTGAGGTATTGTTTGACCTGACTGCTCTAATATTGTGATGGGTTATTTTGATGTTTTTCTTTCTGTCATTATTGATCACTTGAAGTACTATCAAGAGTAGATGAATGGAATTAAAATACTAGTCACTGTAGTCTGTAGGGTTCTTTCCAGGCAAGAATCATCTCTTGTTTGTGGGCTCTGTTGGCCCTGGGATTACCGGAACGGGTGAGCCGATCGCTCACCGGCGTTGCCGATCagacactatggctagaggtagaagaaaggaGTGAGAAtagagcacacacacagcacaagcaccaacgttggccggagctctgcagaggagatggtaaAACGGAACTCGctttctttactgagttgcagtgggaagatatatatacaactctacccatctaatcctagtacacagacatgtcaggctgtcaTGCTG is from Miscanthus floridulus cultivar M001 chromosome 7, ASM1932011v1, whole genome shotgun sequence and encodes:
- the LOC136463024 gene encoding ABC transporter A family member 7-like isoform X3, which translates into the protein MGASHLEQTNALFRKNLVIQRRACKTNCCLISFPLLLCSVIGGLQIAINHASSSQGEGGAIPATHLDCSCSNVSVDENAMGGIECPYQYEYECPLPRAPKQPPFLKTPNPKYSAVQDGLFPYTDLPDASCRVNGSCAATFLVTGDNHSFVESVIDNIFTAHSSSVNLSADVSALSDFVLADYGESFLQNKCFPNLTLSYPVQHGNRTVSQDIQCTEGLVLWRDSSRLINDELYGGYYQGNNNHKTDAIAAAYDFLSSDQGEFNLIISYNSTNYGFYDESEQSVPVLNNQERPVQKANSDQVPRLANMASNAYLHLKGNGLKMSFEFVKDMPRAAIPAVHNDRFDLAPYIGQLPFVWTMELLFPVILTNLVYERQNRLKIMMKMHGLGDLPYWTISYCYFLLLSLLYVLSFMLFGSALVTGYLYIFVSGLLSQFIFRSYVEDANISRSWITLMELLPAFSLYRIVYEFSRFELLGNYMAFSGIQWTDMTNPENGLAGVLTIMVLEWFVFLLLTFYLDRFHSFKDGMKKAAVFVRSRINGNHVETAQQQNIQLQEFRASVELERTDVIKEREIVEQISEESRRSYSVICDNLEKVYRGKDGNADKIAVRGISISMSRGQCFGVLGPNGAGKTTLINMLTGFCKPTSGTAYIEGMDIRFDMDRIYTGIGVCPQDDLLWENLTGREHLLFYGRLKKLKGAALAEAIEQSLRSMHLLAGGVPDKLVGKYSGGMKRRLSVAISLIGDPKVVYMDEPSSGLDPASRKNLWKAVKSAKQDRTIILTTHSMEEADVLCDRIGIIANGSLQCIGSSKELKDRYGGSCVLTVTTPAGEEEEIERLVQSISPAANRVYRVSGTQKFEMPKQGMKISVVFGAMEQAKSSLHILAWGLADTTLEDVFVRVAKQSDMSTVT